In one Bacillus sp. Marseille-P3661 genomic region, the following are encoded:
- the smc gene encoding chromosome segregation protein SMC, with protein MYLKRLDIVGFKSFAERISVDFVQGVTAVVGPNGSGKSNITDAIRWVLGEQSVKSLRGSKMEDIIFAGSDSRKSLNIAEVTLTLENEDQFLPVDYHEVSVTRRVFRSGDSEFLINKQPCRLKDIVDLFMDSGLGREAFSIISQGKVEEILSSKAEDRRSIFEEAAGVLKYKTRKKKAESKLLETQENLNRVEDILYEIEGQIEPLKIQSSIAKDYLEKKEQLEKTEVALTVYEIENLHQKWESLLKQFEEHKDVEIKMSSKIQVQEAEMEALSENIKVLDDSITELQDVLLISSKELEKLEGQKEVLKERKKNATQNRSQLERNISELKEKILLYENQITHQAESLSTYKKELVNVQQKLTDREKQLSAVNLDVDSEIENLKSEYIELLNKQASFKNERSYLEDQIKQLQTKKLKLDSDNEKYIVLRREIEEQKNNLQQKLEEKQAEVQETLKKYKQIELETDKKRDEYHKKETQLYQAYQYLQKFKSRKEMLEEMQDEYSGFFQGVKEVLKAKLPGVEGAIAEIVQVDKRYETAIETALGGAMQHIVVDNEQNARQAIQFLKQNRHGRATFLPLTVIKGKSLPPTQRSMLENHPAYIGVASSLVKYDHKYEDVIQNILGAVVITEDLKGANEIARILNHRYRIVTLEGDVVNPGGSMTGGSIKQKTTSLFTRQRELEDLNAKLPDMERKTESFEVQVKDLKEKIQNNEKNLSELKEIGEKLRIEEQDIRGDLREIEVQVKNANERLSIYDLEIQGLNDEQNATKNKLTETEKKLDRYAELTIKLDQQINELNEQKKSHQSSKETLQNELTELKVVAAEKGQLVKGEQEKQNRLQAEYDELKTRLEDLTFDLRFLNDEMTTNVTGEDVLEDTITQKSREKEKTLALISSRREDRLQQQLKMDDLSRENKELKRQHKQMLDATKDEEVKINRLDVELENHLSHLREEYMLSFEAAKEKYPLTIDANDAIRKVKLIKMEIEELGTVNLGAIDEYDRISERYHFLTEQRDDLTEAKNTLHQVIQEMDEEMIKRFEDSFYSIKAEFEQTFKKLFGGGRADLVLTDPRDILNTGVDIVAQPPGKKLQNLGLLSGGERALTAIALLFAILRVRPVPFCVLDEVEAALDDANVTRFATFLKQFSKDTQFIVITHRKGTMEEADVLYGVTMQESGVSKLVSVRLEESQQLIEG; from the coding sequence ATGTACTTAAAACGTTTAGATATAGTAGGTTTCAAATCATTTGCTGAACGGATATCTGTAGATTTTGTTCAGGGAGTTACAGCCGTCGTTGGACCAAATGGAAGTGGGAAAAGTAATATTACTGATGCGATACGCTGGGTATTAGGTGAACAATCAGTCAAATCACTTCGCGGCTCAAAGATGGAGGATATTATTTTTGCTGGAAGTGATTCGAGAAAATCACTTAATATTGCAGAAGTGACACTAACACTAGAAAATGAGGATCAATTCCTTCCGGTTGATTATCATGAGGTTAGTGTGACAAGGCGTGTGTTTCGTTCTGGAGATAGTGAATTTTTAATTAACAAACAACCATGCCGATTAAAAGATATTGTGGACTTATTTATGGATTCGGGACTAGGTCGTGAAGCTTTCTCGATTATTAGCCAAGGGAAAGTTGAGGAAATTTTAAGCAGTAAGGCTGAGGATCGCCGTAGCATATTTGAAGAGGCAGCGGGAGTATTAAAATACAAAACTCGTAAGAAAAAAGCAGAGAGTAAATTACTCGAAACTCAAGAAAATTTAAATAGAGTTGAAGACATTCTTTATGAAATTGAAGGGCAAATTGAGCCGTTAAAAATTCAATCTTCTATTGCAAAAGATTATCTTGAGAAAAAAGAGCAACTTGAAAAAACAGAAGTAGCATTAACAGTATATGAAATTGAAAATCTCCATCAAAAATGGGAAAGTTTATTAAAGCAATTTGAGGAACACAAAGATGTTGAAATTAAAATGTCTTCCAAAATACAAGTTCAAGAAGCTGAAATGGAAGCGTTAAGTGAAAATATAAAAGTTCTTGACGATTCGATTACTGAACTTCAGGATGTCCTACTCATTTCTAGTAAGGAGCTTGAAAAGCTAGAGGGACAAAAAGAGGTACTCAAAGAACGAAAGAAAAATGCAACACAAAATAGGTCTCAACTAGAGAGAAATATTAGTGAATTAAAAGAGAAAATACTTCTATATGAAAACCAAATAACGCATCAAGCAGAGTCACTTTCCACATATAAAAAGGAATTAGTGAATGTTCAACAGAAATTAACGGATAGAGAAAAGCAACTATCAGCTGTTAATTTAGATGTGGATAGTGAAATTGAAAATTTAAAAAGTGAATATATTGAACTTCTTAACAAACAAGCATCGTTTAAAAACGAACGCAGTTATTTAGAAGATCAAATAAAACAATTACAAACCAAGAAACTAAAGTTAGATTCAGATAACGAAAAATATATAGTGCTTCGAAGAGAGATTGAGGAACAAAAAAATAATTTACAGCAAAAGCTAGAAGAGAAGCAAGCTGAAGTTCAAGAAACTTTAAAGAAGTATAAGCAAATTGAACTTGAAACAGATAAAAAGCGGGACGAATATCACAAAAAAGAAACCCAGCTTTATCAAGCCTACCAATATTTACAGAAGTTTAAATCAAGAAAAGAAATGTTGGAAGAAATGCAGGATGAATACTCTGGTTTCTTTCAAGGTGTAAAAGAAGTTTTGAAAGCAAAACTTCCAGGTGTTGAAGGGGCGATTGCAGAAATTGTTCAAGTAGATAAGCGCTATGAAACAGCGATTGAAACTGCTTTAGGTGGCGCTATGCAGCATATCGTTGTCGATAATGAACAAAATGCACGTCAGGCTATTCAGTTTTTGAAACAAAATCGTCATGGCAGGGCAACATTTTTACCGTTAACTGTTATTAAAGGTAAGTCATTACCACCAACTCAACGGTCCATGCTTGAAAATCACCCCGCATATATTGGTGTTGCGTCCTCCCTTGTAAAATATGATCATAAATACGAAGATGTAATCCAGAACATTCTAGGTGCTGTTGTTATTACAGAGGATTTAAAAGGTGCTAACGAAATTGCAAGAATTTTAAACCATCGTTATCGAATCGTTACGCTCGAAGGTGACGTGGTTAATCCAGGTGGATCGATGACAGGTGGGTCAATCAAACAAAAAACAACATCACTCTTTACTAGACAAAGAGAGCTTGAAGATTTAAATGCAAAATTGCCTGATATGGAACGAAAAACGGAATCGTTTGAAGTGCAGGTTAAAGATTTAAAAGAGAAGATCCAAAATAATGAAAAAAATCTATCCGAGCTTAAAGAAATTGGTGAAAAGTTAAGAATAGAAGAGCAAGATATAAGAGGAGACTTACGTGAAATTGAAGTACAAGTGAAAAATGCCAATGAGCGACTTTCAATTTATGATCTTGAAATTCAAGGTTTAAATGATGAACAAAACGCCACGAAAAATAAGTTGACTGAGACTGAAAAGAAGTTAGACCGATATGCGGAGCTAACGATAAAACTCGATCAGCAAATCAATGAATTGAATGAACAAAAGAAATCACACCAGTCCTCTAAGGAAACACTTCAAAATGAATTAACGGAATTAAAAGTCGTTGCTGCTGAAAAAGGACAGCTTGTTAAAGGAGAACAAGAAAAGCAAAATCGTCTTCAGGCAGAATACGATGAATTAAAAACACGACTTGAGGACCTTACATTCGATCTGCGTTTTTTAAATGATGAAATGACTACCAATGTAACAGGTGAAGATGTTCTAGAAGACACAATCACGCAGAAAAGTCGAGAAAAGGAAAAAACACTTGCTTTGATAAGTAGCCGTCGTGAGGATCGTTTACAACAACAGTTAAAAATGGATGATTTATCTCGAGAAAATAAAGAATTAAAAAGACAACATAAGCAAATGCTTGATGCAACTAAGGATGAAGAAGTAAAAATAAACCGCTTAGATGTAGAATTAGAGAATCATCTGTCACACCTAAGAGAAGAGTATATGCTTTCTTTTGAGGCGGCTAAAGAAAAATACCCATTAACGATCGATGCAAATGATGCTATTCGTAAAGTAAAGTTAATTAAAATGGAAATTGAAGAGTTAGGTACGGTCAATTTAGGTGCTATTGATGAGTATGACCGAATCTCTGAACGATACCACTTTTTAACAGAACAAAGAGATGATCTTACTGAAGCGAAAAATACTCTTCATCAGGTTATTCAAGAAATGGATGAAGAAATGATAAAACGATTTGAAGATTCATTTTATAGCATAAAAGCAGAATTTGAACAGACTTTTAAAAAGTTATTTGGCGGTGGGAGAGCAGATCTTGTTTTAACGGATCCTCGAGATATACTGAATACAGGAGTAGATATCGTGGCCCAGCCACCAGGTAAAAAGCTTCAAAATCTCGGTCTACTCTCAGGGGGAGAAAGAGCGTTAACGGCCATTGCATTATTGTTTGCGATTTTAAGGGTAAGGCCGGTTCCTTTCTGCGTTTTAGATGAGGTTGAAGCGGCGTTAGATGATGCGAATGTAACTCGTTTTGCAACATTCCTAAAACAGTTTAGTAAGGATACGCAATTTATTGTTATTACCCATCGTAAAGGGACAATGGAAGAAGCGGATGTGTTGTATGGAGTGACTATGCAAGAATCAGGTGTGTCCAAATTAGTTTCTGTGCGTCTAGAAGAGTCACAGCAATTAATAGAGGGTTAG
- the rnc gene encoding ribonuclease III gives MPRSIKKKEKKLGIKQKLLFEELQEKIGITFTDESMLIQAFTHSSYVNEHRIKPSEDNERLEFLGDAVLELTVSQFLFKNYPSMTEGDLTKLRAAIVCEPSLVNFAHQLSFGTYVLLGKGEELTGGRERPALLADVFEAFIGALYLDQGLDKVVGFLEKVVYPKISEGAFSHVMDYKSQLQEIVQRNGQGSIEYLIVQEKGPAHNREFVSKVTLNAEILGLGVGKSKKEAEQKAAQQALEKLKSEKQK, from the coding sequence ATGCCAAGATCAATAAAAAAGAAAGAGAAAAAGTTAGGAATTAAGCAAAAACTGCTGTTTGAAGAGCTACAAGAAAAGATCGGGATAACATTTACTGATGAAAGTATGTTAATCCAAGCTTTTACACATTCATCTTATGTGAATGAGCATCGCATTAAACCATCGGAAGATAATGAAAGGTTAGAGTTTTTGGGGGATGCTGTACTCGAATTAACTGTATCACAATTTTTGTTTAAAAATTATCCATCGATGACTGAAGGAGACTTAACAAAGTTAAGAGCGGCAATCGTGTGCGAACCTTCTTTAGTTAATTTTGCTCATCAACTATCATTTGGAACGTATGTTTTACTAGGAAAAGGTGAGGAGCTTACTGGTGGAAGGGAGCGGCCAGCATTGTTAGCTGATGTTTTTGAAGCGTTTATTGGCGCCCTTTATTTAGACCAAGGACTTGATAAAGTCGTTGGATTTCTAGAAAAGGTAGTATACCCCAAAATTAGTGAAGGTGCTTTTTCTCATGTGATGGATTATAAGAGTCAACTTCAAGAAATCGTTCAAAGAAATGGACAAGGCTCAATTGAATATTTAATTGTACAAGAAAAGGGACCTGCTCATAACCGTGAGTTCGTTTCAAAAGTAACATTAAATGCTGAAATATTAGGATTGGGTGTTGGCAAATCAAAAAAAGAAGCTGAACAGAAGGCTGCACAGCAGGCACTGGAAAAGTTAAAGAGCGAGAAACAAAAATAA
- the acpP gene encoding acyl carrier protein, producing MADVLERVTKIIVDRLGVDEADVKLEASFKDDLGADSLDVVELVMELEDEFDMEISDEEAEKISTVGDAVNYIKSLA from the coding sequence ATGGCAGATGTTTTAGAACGCGTAACAAAAATCATCGTAGATCGTTTAGGTGTTGATGAGGCAGATGTGAAATTAGAAGCTTCATTCAAGGACGATTTAGGTGCTGATTCCCTAGATGTAGTAGAATTAGTGATGGAATTAGAAGATGAATTCGATATGGAAATCTCTGATGAAGAAGCAGAAAAGATTTCTACTGTTGGAGATGCTGTTAACTACATAAAATCACTAGCATAA
- the fabG gene encoding 3-oxoacyl-[acyl-carrier-protein] reductase, translating into MLDGRIAVVTGGSRGIGKAIALELAKSGAKVAVNYAGNEAKANEVVDQIKANGGEAIAIKADIGNSEEVNTMIKDVISAFGSVDILVNNAGITRDNLLMRMKEDEWDAVINTNLKGVFNCTKAVTRQMMKQRKGRIINIASIVGVTGNPGQANYVAAKAGVIGLTKTTAKELSSRNITVNAVAPGFISTDMTDELTEEVKSEMLKQIPLARFGNPEDIAYIVRFLASDESGYITGQTIQVNGGMAM; encoded by the coding sequence ATGCTAGATGGTAGGATTGCGGTTGTAACAGGTGGATCACGTGGTATAGGTAAGGCAATAGCGCTAGAGTTAGCTAAAAGTGGAGCAAAAGTAGCGGTAAATTATGCTGGGAATGAAGCAAAAGCCAATGAAGTTGTTGACCAAATAAAAGCTAATGGCGGCGAAGCAATTGCAATTAAAGCAGATATAGGTAATTCTGAAGAAGTGAACACGATGATAAAAGATGTAATATCAGCTTTTGGTTCGGTAGATATTCTAGTGAATAATGCGGGTATAACTCGTGATAATCTATTGATGAGAATGAAAGAAGACGAATGGGATGCAGTTATAAACACTAACCTAAAAGGTGTCTTTAATTGTACAAAAGCTGTTACTCGTCAGATGATGAAACAAAGAAAAGGACGTATTATTAATATCGCATCTATTGTAGGTGTCACAGGAAATCCTGGTCAGGCAAATTATGTTGCAGCTAAAGCGGGTGTTATAGGGTTAACTAAAACAACAGCAAAAGAGCTTTCAAGCCGAAACATTACTGTTAATGCGGTGGCACCAGGTTTTATTAGCACTGATATGACCGACGAATTAACAGAAGAAGTGAAATCAGAAATGTTGAAGCAAATTCCACTTGCACGTTTTGGAAATCCAGAAGATATTGCATATATTGTACGTTTCCTTGCATCTGATGAAAGTGGCTATATAACCGGCCAAACTATTCAAGTAAATGGCGGTATGGCAATGTAA
- the fabD gene encoding ACP S-malonyltransferase — MGKIAFIFPGQGSQIVGMGQSLANEYDQAKAIYDRADERLNFPLSEIIFNGPQEKLTLTENAQPSLLTTSIAILEVFKEHGIKPDYTAGHSLGEYSALVAAGAISFEDAVYAVRKRGEYMEEAVPAGVGTMAAVLGMEETELKEVTDEVTEKGNVVQLANLNCPGQIVISGSKQGVVAAADLAKEKGAKRVIPLDVSGPFHSILMKPAAEKFSAILDEITIKNAEVPVIANVTANEIIENVEIKEKLIEQLYSPVRWSESVETMLAKGVDTFIEIGPGKVLSGLVKKVNRRVNTYAISDSETLTEAINILKGDA; from the coding sequence GTGGGTAAAATTGCTTTTATTTTTCCTGGACAAGGATCACAAATAGTAGGAATGGGCCAATCATTGGCTAATGAATATGATCAAGCAAAAGCTATATATGATAGAGCAGATGAGCGCTTAAATTTCCCATTATCAGAAATAATTTTTAATGGTCCTCAAGAAAAGCTAACTTTAACTGAAAATGCACAACCATCCTTATTAACGACAAGTATTGCAATTTTAGAAGTTTTTAAAGAACATGGTATTAAACCGGATTACACGGCAGGTCATAGCTTAGGAGAGTACAGTGCTTTAGTTGCGGCAGGTGCTATCAGTTTTGAAGATGCAGTTTATGCTGTTCGTAAACGCGGAGAATATATGGAAGAGGCTGTACCTGCAGGTGTGGGTACAATGGCCGCTGTATTAGGGATGGAAGAAACGGAACTTAAAGAAGTAACCGATGAAGTAACAGAGAAAGGTAATGTCGTTCAATTAGCCAATCTAAATTGCCCTGGGCAAATTGTAATATCAGGTTCAAAACAAGGCGTTGTTGCTGCAGCTGATTTAGCAAAAGAAAAAGGAGCAAAACGAGTAATTCCTTTAGATGTAAGTGGACCTTTTCACTCGATCTTAATGAAACCTGCTGCAGAAAAATTTTCAGCAATTCTAGATGAAATTACAATAAAAAATGCGGAAGTTCCAGTTATTGCAAATGTTACAGCCAATGAAATCATTGAGAATGTTGAAATTAAAGAAAAACTAATTGAGCAACTTTACTCTCCGGTTCGTTGGAGTGAATCAGTAGAAACTATGTTGGCTAAAGGTGTTGATACGTTTATTGAAATCGGTCCAGGAAAGGTATTGTCCGGCTTAGTTAAAAAAGTAAATCGCCGTGTGAATACATATGCCATTTCTGATTCAGAAACATTAACGGAAGCTATAAACATACTTAAGGGGGATGCCTAA
- the plsX gene encoding phosphate acyltransferase PlsX: MRIVIDAMGGDHAPEQVVLGVLEARRSFPDIEFTLVGDENKIRPLMDNISSFSIIHTNEIIEATDEPVRAVRRKKNASMVLMASEVKEGRADACISAGNTGALMASGLFVVGRIEGIDRPALAPTLPTIDGQGFVFLDVGANAEARPEHLLQFAIMGSVYAEKVRKITNPRVGLLNVGTEEKKGNELTKQAFTLLGDAPINFVGNVEARDLLEGVADVVVTDGFTGNVALKTVEGTAMAIFSMLKKELMSTFTSKLATAVIKPQLVNLKNNLDYSEYGGAGLFGLKAPVIKAHGSSDSKAFFNAIRQAKEMVEKEVVTTIENTIKAE, encoded by the coding sequence ATGAGAATAGTGATCGACGCAATGGGTGGGGATCATGCGCCAGAGCAAGTAGTTTTGGGTGTCTTGGAAGCAAGGAGATCATTTCCAGACATTGAGTTTACCTTAGTAGGCGATGAAAATAAAATACGTCCACTAATGGATAATATTTCAAGTTTTTCAATCATACATACTAACGAGATAATTGAGGCTACAGATGAGCCAGTTCGTGCGGTTCGACGAAAAAAAAATGCATCGATGGTGTTGATGGCTAGTGAAGTAAAGGAAGGAAGGGCCGATGCATGTATATCAGCAGGAAATACAGGTGCACTAATGGCATCCGGCTTGTTCGTTGTTGGCCGCATTGAAGGCATTGATCGGCCAGCTCTTGCTCCAACATTACCAACTATCGATGGACAAGGTTTTGTATTTTTGGATGTCGGAGCTAATGCTGAGGCTAGGCCCGAGCACCTATTACAGTTTGCGATAATGGGTTCTGTTTATGCAGAAAAGGTTCGAAAAATAACGAATCCAAGAGTGGGTTTATTGAATGTTGGTACAGAGGAGAAGAAGGGGAATGAGCTTACGAAACAGGCGTTCACATTATTAGGCGATGCTCCGATTAACTTTGTAGGTAATGTAGAGGCGCGCGATTTATTAGAGGGTGTAGCCGATGTAGTCGTTACTGACGGGTTTACTGGTAATGTTGCTTTGAAAACGGTTGAAGGTACGGCTATGGCGATTTTTTCAATGTTAAAAAAAGAATTAATGAGTACTTTTACAAGTAAGCTTGCAACAGCCGTGATTAAACCGCAATTAGTAAATTTAAAAAACAATCTAGATTATTCAGAATATGGTGGAGCAGGCTTGTTTGGTTTAAAAGCTCCTGTTATAAAAGCACATGGCTCTTCAGATTCGAAGGCTTTCTTTAATGCTATTCGACAAGCTAAAGAAATGGTTGAAAAAGAGGTTGTTACAACTATAGAAAATACTATCAAAGCTGAATAA
- the fapR gene encoding transcription factor FapR, whose amino-acid sequence MRRTKKERQQLLVATIKETPFITDEELSKKFNVSIQTIRLDRLELSIPELRERIKDVAKSKLDEEVKSLPIEEVIGEIVDLQLDKSAISILDIKGEHVFSRNKIARGHHLFAQANSLAVALIDDELALTTKASIKFTRQVKEDERVIAKAKVIDKDDNKVRTLVSVQSYVGPELVFSGDFELYRSKGLKKSKGRSNS is encoded by the coding sequence ATGCGTCGTACTAAAAAGGAACGACAACAACTATTAGTTGCCACCATTAAAGAAACCCCTTTTATCACTGATGAAGAGCTTTCTAAGAAATTTAATGTGAGCATTCAAACGATACGTTTGGATCGACTCGAATTATCTATTCCCGAACTTCGTGAGAGAATAAAAGATGTCGCTAAAAGTAAGTTAGATGAAGAAGTGAAATCTTTACCTATAGAAGAGGTAATTGGTGAGATTGTCGATTTACAATTAGATAAGAGTGCAATATCTATTTTAGATATTAAAGGTGAACATGTCTTTTCTAGAAATAAAATTGCGAGAGGTCATCATCTGTTTGCACAAGCTAATTCATTAGCAGTTGCTTTAATTGATGATGAGCTTGCACTTACTACAAAAGCAAGTATAAAATTTACGAGACAAGTAAAAGAAGATGAGCGTGTTATTGCAAAAGCAAAAGTTATTGATAAGGATGATAATAAGGTTCGGACACTTGTTTCAGTACAAAGTTATGTTGGACCAGAGTTAGTGTTCTCTGGTGATTTTGAACTATATAGATCAAAAGGACTCAAAAAAAGCAAAGGCAGGTCTAATTCATGA
- the recG gene encoding ATP-dependent DNA helicase RecG, translated as MNTLKQSITAVKGIGEESAIQLNEMGLYTVEDLLEYFPYRYEDYSLRDLRDVQHEERITIEGKVHSEPTLIFYGRKKSRLMIRVFINQQLITAVFFNQPYLKKQVTIGDLVTITGKWDQHRQTITGTVLKKGQVSRTQGLEPVYSVKGKMTIKSMQRFISSALNQFATDITEILPNYLIKEYKLISKKDAVVHIHHPKSAQHLKHARRRLVYEEFLLFQLKLQALRKFEREQSGGTAQFFSKDKIEHFIHSLPFPLTNAQRKVVQEIINDMNSPYRMNRLLQGDVGSGKTVVAAIALYASVCAGNQGALMVPTEILAEQHSQSLAELLTPHGIKVELLTSSIKGKKRKEVLSQLYEGNIDILIGTHALIQDEVNFNKLGLVITDEQHRFGVEQRRVLREKGQSPDVLFMTATPIPRTLAITVFGEMDVSVLDEMPAGRKKIETYWAKHNMLDRVLAFIQKELMEGRQAYVICPLIEESEKLDVQNAIDVHSMLVQYYPPHINVGLMHGRLPSQEKDEVMKKFSQNEYQILVSTTVVEVGVNVPNATVMVIYDAERFGLSQLHQLRGRVGRGSSQSYCILIADPKSDVGKERMKIMTETNDGFELSQKDLELRGPGDFFGKKQSGLPEFKVADMVHDFKTLEVARNDAAKFVASTQFWQDDQYKTLRNYLIDSGVLYGEKLD; from the coding sequence GTGAATACTTTAAAACAATCGATTACAGCAGTGAAAGGAATAGGCGAAGAGTCTGCTATTCAATTGAATGAAATGGGGCTGTATACAGTCGAAGATTTATTGGAATATTTTCCTTATCGTTATGAAGATTATAGCTTACGGGATTTAAGAGATGTTCAGCATGAAGAAAGGATTACGATTGAGGGGAAAGTCCATAGTGAGCCAACACTAATCTTTTATGGACGGAAAAAATCTCGATTAATGATTAGGGTATTTATTAATCAACAACTGATTACGGCTGTGTTTTTTAATCAACCATATTTAAAAAAGCAAGTTACAATTGGTGATTTAGTTACGATTACTGGGAAATGGGATCAGCATAGACAAACGATTACTGGAACTGTACTAAAAAAAGGTCAGGTCAGCAGAACCCAAGGACTTGAGCCAGTCTATTCTGTTAAAGGTAAAATGACTATAAAAAGCATGCAACGCTTTATATCTTCAGCATTGAATCAATTTGCAACCGATATTACTGAAATTTTGCCAAACTATTTAATTAAAGAATACAAGTTAATTTCTAAAAAAGATGCAGTTGTTCATATTCATCATCCTAAAAGCGCCCAACACTTAAAGCATGCGCGCCGTCGGTTGGTATATGAGGAGTTTTTATTATTTCAGCTAAAGTTACAGGCATTACGAAAGTTTGAAAGAGAGCAAAGTGGAGGGACTGCTCAATTTTTTTCCAAGGATAAAATTGAGCATTTCATTCATTCCTTACCATTTCCATTAACAAATGCCCAGCGGAAAGTTGTTCAAGAAATTATTAACGATATGAATTCTCCATATCGTATGAATAGATTATTACAAGGAGATGTTGGTTCTGGTAAAACAGTTGTTGCAGCTATCGCGTTATATGCATCTGTTTGTGCAGGTAATCAAGGGGCGTTAATGGTACCTACAGAAATATTAGCAGAACAGCATTCGCAATCACTTGCTGAATTATTAACTCCCCATGGAATAAAAGTCGAATTGTTGACGAGCTCTATTAAAGGAAAAAAGAGAAAAGAGGTTTTATCACAGCTATATGAAGGGAATATCGATATATTAATCGGTACGCATGCATTAATCCAAGATGAGGTGAATTTTAATAAATTAGGCCTTGTCATAACGGATGAACAACATCGTTTTGGAGTGGAACAGCGACGTGTTTTAAGGGAGAAGGGGCAAAGCCCAGATGTGTTATTTATGACCGCAACGCCTATTCCAAGAACATTAGCAATTACTGTGTTTGGCGAAATGGATGTTTCAGTATTAGATGAAATGCCGGCTGGCCGAAAAAAGATAGAAACATATTGGGCTAAACATAATATGCTAGATCGGGTACTAGCTTTTATTCAAAAGGAATTAATGGAGGGGCGTCAAGCCTATGTCATTTGCCCATTAATTGAGGAATCTGAGAAATTAGATGTCCAAAATGCAATCGATGTCCATAGCATGCTTGTTCAGTATTATCCTCCCCATATAAATGTCGGTTTAATGCACGGAAGACTGCCATCACAAGAAAAAGATGAGGTTATGAAAAAATTTAGCCAAAATGAGTACCAAATTCTTGTATCGACGACTGTGGTGGAAGTTGGAGTAAACGTTCCGAATGCAACTGTTATGGTAATTTATGATGCTGAAAGATTTGGGTTATCACAGCTTCATCAATTAAGAGGGCGCGTAGGTCGAGGGAGTTCACAGTCTTATTGTATACTGATTGCGGATCCAAAATCAGATGTTGGTAAAGAGCGTATGAAAATTATGACAGAAACAAATGATGGATTTGAGCTCTCTCAGAAAGATTTAGAATTAAGAGGGCCAGGTGATTTCTTTGGGAAAAAACAAAGTGGTTTGCCAGAATTTAAAGTAGCCGATATGGTCCATGATTTTAAAACACTAGAAGTAGCAAGAAACGATGCAGCGAAATTCGTAGCGTCAACTCAGTTTTGGCAAGATGATCAATATAAAACATTGCGTAATTATCTAATTGATTCAGGGGTTCTTTATGGAGAAAAGCTGGACTAA